A stretch of the Fusarium musae strain F31 chromosome 2, whole genome shotgun sequence genome encodes the following:
- the PFS2 gene encoding pre-mRNA cleavage and polyadenylation factor (CPF) complex subunit (BUSCO:EOG09261LPY): MAYEPRGDHGGGQGQDGAFVKVRGRRPVTDYGATITHWQHDRAPSYKGGYTGEAERPSVSYIVDMLPPAARVTKAADSIPIKHLHSSLNKIKHPINVVRWTPEGRRLLTASTSGEFTLWNGTGFNFETIMQAHDSAIRALEYSHSDDWLISADHDGVIKYWQPNFNNVQSINAHTDPIRDLAFSPSDSKFVTASDDSTLKIFDFALGQMESKLEGHGWDAKSVDWHPTKGLLVSGSKDHLVKLWDPRTSRCLTTLHGHKSTITKVLFEKVRGACLATSARDQTARVFDLRMMRDICLLKGHEKDISTLTWHPIHPNLLSTGGMDGSLFHYLLDSPNPPPGQSFTVAPYDSPDPSSVAAQSVWPMHKVPFAHDYAIWSLDWHPLGHILASGSNDRITRFWSRARPGDTDVFQDRYHIGEAAAEAQGTWDRRGNRRQRQEEEQQEMEDEMDALVDQDAPKAAVPGLPGIPGLPLGGGLPGLGSSIPPPPIPGVGAGSGAPPPPLPFPLPGLNGGPPPPPLPGLDPNNPPDPAQLLELMKKAGVPLPPPGALPPGALPPGLIPPPGSMPPPPGSFAMPVPPPPMPGFDADKADARRRAPLPSQEESLRHEQRQGKYTRAR; this comes from the exons ATGGCCTATGAGCCTCGTGGTGATCATGGTGGTGGCCAGGGCCAGGATGGGGCATTTGTCAAGGTCCGAGGCAGGC GACCTGTGACTGACTATGGCGCCACTATAACACATTGGCAACATGATCGTGCCCCCAGCTATAAGGGAGGATATACTGGCGAAGCTGAGCGACCTAGCGTTAGCTATATCGTTGAT ATGCTTCCCCCTGCAGCGCGTGTCACAAAAGCTGCCGACAGTATCCCTATCAAGCACCTTCACTCTTCTCTCAATAAGATTAAGCATCCCATCAACGTAGTGCGGTGGACACCAGAAGGTCGAAGATTATTAACAGCGTCGACCAGTGGCGAGTTCACACTATGGAACGGAACAGGCTTCAATTTCGAAACCATTATGCAGGCTCACGATTCTGCCATTCGTGCTTTGGAATATTCACATAGTGACGACTGGCTTATCTCGGCGGATCACGATGGAGTTATCAAGTACTGGCAGCCAAACTTCAACAATGTTCAGAGCATCAACGCCCATACTGACCCTATTCGAGACCTTGCTTTTAGTCCAAGTGATTCCAAGTTTGTCACCGCAAGCGACGATTCGACCCTCAAGATCTTTGACTTCGCTCTGGGACAAATGGAATCCAAGCTTGAAGGCCACGGATGGGATGCAAAAAGTGTGGATTGGCATCCTACCAAGGGACTACTCGTATCTGGTTCCAAGGACCATCTTGTCAAGCTTTGGGACCCTCGTACTAGCCGCTGTCTAACGACTCTACACGGTCACAAGAGTACTATAACAAAAGTACTGTTTGAAAAGGTCCGTGGTGCTTGTCTCGCCACATCTGCAAGAGACCAGACCGCTCGTGTTTTCGATCTTCGCATGATGCGTGATATCTGCCTTCTCAAAGGCCACGAGAAGGATATTTCCACTCTCACATGGCACCCTATCCACCCTAATCTTCTCAGTACTGGTGGTATGGACGGCTCGCTATTCCACTATCTACTCGATTCACCAAACCCGCCTCCTGGCCAATCTTTCACTGTTGCTCCTTACGACAGCCCTGACCCGTCGTCAGTAGCCGCCCAGTCGGTATGGCCAATGCACAAGGTGCCCTTTGCTCATGATTATGCTATTTGGTCCCTCGACTGGCATCCTCTCGGACACATTCTGGCATCAGGATCCAATGACCGAATTACGCGTTTCTGGAGCCGTGCTAGACCTGGTGATACAGATGTTTTCCAGGATCGCTACCATATCGGTGAAGCAGCGGCCGAGGCCCAAGGAACCTGGGACCGCCGTGGTAATCGTCGGCAGCGCCAGGAGGAGGAACAACAAGAGATGGAAGACGAGATGGACGCTCTTGTTGATCAAGACGCACCGAAAGCTGCTGTTCCTGGACTACCTGGTATTCCTGGACTGCCTCTTGGTGGAGGCCTACCCGGCCTTGGCTCAAGTATTCCACCTCCTCCCATTCCTGGTGTCGGTGCTGGCTCAGGAGCTCCTCCACCGCCTCTACCATTCCCCTTACCTGGACTCAATGGCggtccgcctccgcctccctTACCTGGACTGGATCCCAATAATCCTCCAGATCCAGCTCAACTCCTCGAGCTTATGAAGAAGGCCGGCGTGCCTCTCCCGCCACCAGGAGCTCTACCACCAGGAGCCTTACCCCCTGGACTTATCCCACCACCGGGCAGCATGCCTCCTCCGCCCGGGAGCTTTGCCATGCCGGTCCCACCACCTCCCATGCCGGGATTCGATGCCGACAAGGCAGATGCCCGACGGAGAGCTCCTCTTCCCAGTCAAGAGGAGAGTTTGCGCCACGAACAACGACAAGGGAAATACACGAGAGCGAGATAG
- a CDS encoding hypothetical protein (EggNog:ENOG41~BUSCO:EOG092645MK), whose product MSKTTLATMACLGAGGGAAITAAIYSIRGGKRVEETNTLATPPPSTSNSFAALPATTASPAVPPTQVFGPPATAPSGLPIDPSAIVNPGGLFDYGFPGPIADVANRSGLVSSYDRRTRNPHWVVEHITPASLAIRDGDRKHSSFLEDDSVPQKFRALLKDYYRSGYDRGHQVPAADCKWSQKAMDDTFYLTNMCPQVGDGFNRDYWAHFEDFCRRLTVKYPSVRIVTGPLYLPKKEADGKWYVKYEMIGTPPSVAVPTHFYKVIFAEDGRVGGNVALGAFVLPNAPISNSKPITDFEVPLEAVERASGLEFATKLPPQRRRRLCSDHTCALVIRDFADKQKAFPKK is encoded by the coding sequence ATGTCCAAGACTACTCTCGCTACTATGGCCTGCCTAGGCGCAGGAGGTGGTGCTGCTATCACTGCCGCCATCTACTCCATTCGAGGCGGTAAACGTGTCGAGGAGACCAATACTCTAGCTACGCCTCCTCcgtcaacctcaaactcCTTCGCCGCTCTTCCTGCTACCACCGCCTCTCCCGCCGTTCCTCCCACCCAAGTCTTCGGACCTCCAGCCACTGCGCCCTCCGGTTTGCCAATCGACCCAAGCGCAATCGTCAACCCTGGGGGCCTCTTCGACTACGGCTTTCCAGGCCCTATCGCCGATGTCGCCAACCGCTCTGGCCTCGTCTCTTCCTACGATCGTCGTACACGAAACCCTCACTGGGTCGTCGAACATATCACACCTGCTTCTCTTGCCATTCGCGATGGTGATCGAAAGCACAGCAGCTTTCTTGAGGATGATTCTGTGCCACAAAAGTTCCGGGCTCTGCTGAAGGACTACTACCGCAGCGGTTACGATCGTGGCCATCAGGTCCCTGCTGCCGACTGCAAATGGTCTCAGAAGGCCATGGACGACACTTTTTACCTCACAAACATGTGCCCTCAGgtcggcgatggcttcaaccGTGACTACTGGGCTCACTTTGAGGACTTCTGCCGTCGTTTGACAGTCAAGTATCCCTCAGTTCGCATTGTCACAGGCCCTCTCTATCttcccaagaaggaggcagaTGGCAAGTGGTACGTCAAGTACGAGATGATCGGCACTCCCCCTTCAGTTGCTGTGCCCACACACTTCTACAAGGTGATCTTTGCTGAGGATGGTCGCGTTGGTGGAAACGTCGCGCTGGGCGCTTTCGTTCTCCCCAACGCCCCCATCTCTAACTCTAAGCCTATCACCGATTTTGAGGTTCCCCTCGAGGCTGTTGAGCGTGCTAGCGGTCTCGAATTTGCTACTAAGCTACCACCTCAGCGAAGACGACGTCTGTGTTCTGACCACACCTGTGCGCTTGTGATTCGAGACTTCGCGGATAAGCAAAAGGCGTTCCCTAAGAAATAG
- a CDS encoding hypothetical protein (EggNog:ENOG41) encodes MNSATATSIETSNGSASVSRRSGHDVTQNEPNNRTSGNGNGTATTKPPKKPGQKYRHVAAVHKQTRPSCLSHDSDAAPSFIGFRNLMVIVLDIYLGLLLYFLIPCHLLAAYLIELAAAQQARGSLKRVNDSPSGGPSEQERKRFHKTWVVVAWAHLFNITLALVLTTWVVYFKIHHPLIGTFTEMHAIAVWLKTASYAFTNRDLRHAYLHPVEGERELVPELYTQCPYPQNITFSNLVYFWWAPTLVYQPVYPRTDKIRWVFVAKRVGEIFGLSVFMWVASAQYAAPVLRNSLDKIASLDLMSILERLLKLSTISLVIWLAGFFALFQSFLNALAEVLRFGDRSFYDDWWNSESLGAYWRTWNKPVYTYFKRHLYMPMIGRGWSPQAASFVVFLVSAILHEILVGVPTHNIIGVAFLGMFLQLPLIALTKPLENMKLGHTGKIVGNTIFWVSFTIFGQPFAALMYFYAWQAKYGSVSKQMTTVSN; translated from the exons ATGAATTCGGCTACAGCTACGAGCATAGAAACCTCGAATGGCTCGGCCTCTGTCTCCCGGCGCAGCGGCCACGACGTCACACAGAACGAACCCAACAATCGTACCAGCGGAAACGGTAACGGAACTGCCACGACCAAACCCCCAAAGAAACCTGGTCAGAAGTACAGACACGTCGCTGCGGTTCACAAACAGACGAGGCCTTCATGTCTGAGTCACGATTCCGATGCTGCTCCCAGCTTTATTGGGTTCCGTAACCTCATGGTCATTGTGCTTG ATATTTACTTGGGTCTACTCCTTTACTTCCTCATCCCATGCCATCTTCTCGCCGCTTACTTGATTGAGCTGGCTGCTGCTCAGCAGGCTCGAGGATCTCTCAAGCGTGTCAATGATTCACCTTCTGGTGGCCCCTCAGAGCAGGAGCGCAAGCGGTTTCATAAGACCTGGGTTGTTGTCGCGTGGGCTCACCTTTTCAACATCACTCTTGCCCTTGTTCTCACCACCTGGGTCGTGTACTTCAagattcatcatcctctcatTGGCACCTTCACCGAGATGCATGCCATTGCTGTTTGGCTCAAGACTGCATCATATGCTTTCACCAACCGAGACTTGCGACATGCCTACCTGCACCCCGTGGAAGGAGAGCGCGAACTGGTACCTGAGCTGTACACGCAATGCCCGTATCCCCAGAATATCACCTTCAGCAACCTGGTATACTTCTGGTGGGCACCCACGCTCGTATACCAGCCCGTGTATCCTCGCACAGATAAAATCAGATGGGTCTTTGTGGCCAAGCGAGTTGGAGAAATTTTCGGCCTCAGTGTATTCATGTGGGTTGCGAGCGCTCAGTATGCTGCACCAGTCCTTCGGAACTCGCTCGACAAGATCGCTTCCCTTGACCTGATGTCTATTCTGGAACGGTTACTCAAGCTTTCGACCATCTCCCTAGTCATCTGGCTTGCCGGTTTCTTCGCACTCTTCCAGTCGTTCCTCAACGCCCTAGCTGAGGTTTTGAGGTTTGGCGACAGGTCATTCTATGACGATTGGTGGAACAGTGAGAGCTTGGGAGCATACTGGCGGACGTGGAACAAGCCTGTTTACACATATTTCAAGCGTCATCTGTACATGCCCATGATCGGGCGTGGTTGGAGTCCTCAAGCAGCCAGCTTCGTAGTCTTCCTAGTATCGGCTATTCTTCACGAGATCCTTGTCGGTGTCCCTACGCATAACATCATTG GCGTCGCTTTCCTGGGCATGTTTCTTCAACTGCCACTTATTGCATTGACCAAGCCTCTTGAAAACATGAAACTTGGGCACACTGGCAAAATAGTTGGGAACACTATCTTTTGGGTATCATTCACCATATTTGGACAACCCTTTGCAGCACTGATGTACTTCTACGCTTGGCAAGCAAAGTATGGAAGTGTGAGCAAACAGATGACGACAGTATCGAATTAG